A single Hyperolius riggenbachi isolate aHypRig1 chromosome 12, aHypRig1.pri, whole genome shotgun sequence DNA region contains:
- the LOC137542025 gene encoding nicotinamide N-methyltransferase-like — translation MSEFSGPDDYQKHFDPKAYLTAFFTMTVNAKENEFLQFVLKHLAQIFNSGQVKGETLIDIGTGPTIHQLLSACEAFENIIASDFTDKNREEFEAWLTNQPGAFDWSPVVKHVCQLEGDRISWTEKEAHLRKAIKQVLKCDVLKSNPMDPVVLPQADCVLSSECLEGACKDLGAYDTALKNISTLLKPGGHMVLVSPLECPYYMVGDIKFSSLFVTEASIRESLSRAGFVIEKLEKAKTSENFWEGASELSNYLVLVARKNA, via the exons ATGTCTGAGTTCTCTGGTCCAGATGACTACCAGAAGCATTTTGATCCCAAGGCTTACCTGACAGCATTTTTTACTATGACCGTCAACGCTAAAGAAAATGAATTCTTACAGTTTGTGCTCAAACACTTGGCTCAGATTTTCAACTCAG GGCAGGTGAAAGGTGAAACCCTGATTGATATCGGGACGGGTCCGACCATCCATCAGCTCCTGTCGGCTTGTGAGGCTTTTGAGAACATCATCGCCTCTGACTTCACAGACAAAAACCGGGAGGAGTTTGAAGCATGGCTGACCAATCAGCCAGGAGCCTTTGACTGGAGCCCAGTGGTGAAACATGTGTGCCAGCTGGAAGGAGACAG AATATCATGGACAGAAAAAGAGGCTCATCTGAGAAAGGCAATCAAGCAGGTCCTGAAGTGCGATGTTCTGAAGAGTAACCCAATGGACCCGGTGGTGCTGCCGCAGGCAGATTGTGTCCTCAGCAGTGAGTGCCTGGAAGGTGCCTGTAAGGACCTTGGGGCCTATGACACTGCGCTAAAAAATATAAGTACACTGTTAAAGCCAGGAGGGCATATGGTGCTTGTTAGTCCTCTAGAATGTCCTTACTACATGGTGGGAGATATTAAGTTCTCAAGCCTCTTTGTGACAGAAGCTTCTATTAGAGAGTCACTGAGCAGAGCTGGATTTGTGATTGAAAAGCTTGAAAAGGCTAAAACATCTGAGAACTTCTGGGAAGGTGCCTCTGAATTGTCGAATTATCTTGTTCTGGTTGCTCGGAAAAATGCCTAA